In Candidatus Binatia bacterium, one DNA window encodes the following:
- a CDS encoding SDR family NAD(P)-dependent oxidoreductase: MTGTKSLAGKVAIVTGASRGIGVAIAERLAEEGAALGLVARTLHAAPDARLPGSLAETVARVEARGARAVPVVADLASPADRARIVPEVRAALGPIDILVHNAAAAIYAPLAEMPLRRRQVTFEVNVHAAVDLAQAVLPDMRAKGRGWIVHLSSASSVHPKPPPQKTETTITLYGASKAALERITTGLAAELYEENVAVNSVAPVAAVRTPGAEALVGRLLDEHPELVEPVEWLAEAVLALVTCEPRSCTGRILYSGPFLDEIGRKPKATSTTAAAKTARTP; encoded by the coding sequence GTGACGGGCACGAAGAGCCTCGCCGGCAAGGTCGCGATCGTGACCGGCGCGAGCCGCGGCATCGGGGTCGCGATCGCGGAGCGTCTCGCCGAGGAGGGAGCGGCGCTCGGGCTGGTCGCGCGCACGCTGCACGCCGCGCCCGACGCGCGCCTGCCGGGCTCGCTCGCCGAGACGGTGGCGCGGGTCGAAGCGCGCGGCGCGCGCGCCGTGCCGGTCGTCGCCGACCTCGCGAGCCCCGCCGACCGCGCGCGCATCGTGCCCGAGGTGCGCGCGGCGCTCGGACCGATCGACATCCTCGTGCACAACGCCGCCGCCGCGATCTACGCGCCGCTCGCGGAGATGCCGCTGCGCCGCCGTCAAGTCACCTTCGAGGTCAACGTGCACGCCGCCGTCGACCTCGCGCAGGCGGTGCTGCCCGACATGCGCGCGAAGGGACGCGGCTGGATCGTCCACCTGTCGAGCGCGAGCAGCGTGCACCCGAAGCCGCCGCCGCAGAAGACCGAGACCACGATCACGCTCTACGGCGCGAGCAAGGCGGCGCTCGAGCGCATCACGACCGGGCTCGCCGCAGAGCTCTACGAGGAGAACGTCGCGGTGAACAGCGTCGCGCCGGTCGCGGCGGTGCGGACGCCGGGCGCCGAGGCGCTGGTCGGACGCCTGCTGGACGAGCACCCCGAGCTCGTCGAGCCGGTCGAGTGGCTCGCCGAGGCGGTGCTGGCGCTCGTCACGTGCGAGCCGAGGAGCTGCACGGGGCGCATCCTCTACTCGGGTCCGTTCCTCGACGAGATCGGGCGCAAGCCCAAGGCGACGAGCACGACGGCCGCGGCGAAGACGGCGCGGACGCCGTAG
- a CDS encoding LLM class flavin-dependent oxidoreductase, which produces MEFGLFIQGFCPGRNAHDPRLEHAAFMNEVELCVHADRNNWKYVWVTEHHALTEYSHISASDVFLGYLAHATERLHLGSGIFNLSPRVNHPVRNAERAAMLDQLTRGRFEFGTGRGAGSHEVGTFNIHDTSSTKAEWDEVAPEILRMWKTTEYTFQGKSFAIDKPHNILPKPYGPSHPPLWVACGNPATYTKAGSLGIGALGFNFSPIGDMKPLIDAYKEAVAKCTNPLGDYVNDNVMITNAVVCLKDRERARAAAMRPDRGYLFSLVCLYHDTFPKPPGAPVWPEKPIVLNEEMVERAIEIGALLCGTPEEVCEQLQHYVRTGVDQLVFGFPNNLTQEEALETIELFGKHVIPEFDRDPKHRTTRFRESVLTR; this is translated from the coding sequence ATGGAGTTCGGACTCTTCATCCAGGGATTCTGCCCGGGCCGCAACGCCCACGACCCGCGTCTCGAGCACGCCGCGTTCATGAACGAGGTCGAGCTGTGCGTGCACGCCGACCGCAACAACTGGAAGTACGTCTGGGTGACCGAGCACCATGCGCTCACCGAGTACAGCCACATCTCGGCAAGCGACGTCTTCCTCGGCTACCTCGCGCACGCCACCGAGCGCCTGCACCTCGGCTCGGGCATCTTCAACCTGAGCCCGCGCGTCAATCACCCGGTGCGCAACGCCGAGCGCGCCGCGATGCTCGACCAGCTCACGCGCGGACGCTTCGAGTTCGGCACCGGACGCGGCGCCGGCTCGCACGAGGTCGGGACGTTCAACATCCACGACACCTCGTCGACCAAGGCGGAGTGGGACGAGGTCGCGCCAGAAATCCTGCGCATGTGGAAGACGACCGAGTACACCTTCCAGGGCAAGTCGTTCGCGATCGACAAGCCGCACAACATCCTGCCGAAGCCGTACGGACCGTCGCATCCGCCGCTCTGGGTCGCGTGCGGCAACCCGGCGACCTACACCAAGGCGGGCAGCCTCGGCATCGGCGCGCTCGGCTTCAACTTCTCGCCGATCGGCGACATGAAGCCGTTGATCGACGCCTACAAGGAAGCGGTCGCGAAGTGCACGAACCCGCTCGGCGACTACGTCAACGACAACGTCATGATCACCAACGCGGTGGTCTGCCTGAAGGATCGCGAGCGCGCGCGCGCCGCGGCGATGCGTCCCGACCGCGGCTACCTGTTCTCGCTCGTCTGCCTCTACCACGACACCTTCCCGAAGCCGCCCGGCGCGCCGGTGTGGCCGGAGAAGCCGATCGTGCTGAACGAGGAGATGGTCGAGCGCGCGATCGAGATCGGCGCGCTGCTGTGCGGCACGCCGGAGGAGGTCTGCGAGCAGCTCCAGCACTACGTGCGCACCGGCGTCGACCAGCTCGTGTTCGGCTTCCCGAACAACCTGACGCAGGAGGAAGCGCTCGAGACCATCGAGCTCTTCGGCAAGCACGTGATCCCGGAGTTCGATCGCGACCCGAAGCACCGCACGACGCGCTTCCGCGAGAGCGTCCTCACCCGCTGA
- a CDS encoding HAMP domain-containing sensor histidine kinase, with protein MTPAFVLIDFARFPDVAPLLLALRTLYVGANVALLALLASRIGAERPREIALVATACGGLLIFASMAFTGGHASPHVNGMGLLILGMALLMPWSPAWSVLSGAMLVAAYAAYYGVSEPVGNFRVFINNVVLFSAAAVIGAVSTSVRERLRWREFKHRFAFERTYGDKCESEARLRREVDANRRLIEALEAANRIRAEFLSTMSHELRTPLNVMLGLAEMARDPDFSPAERDDMLERIQRAGIRLLELIEGTLEAGELESGRARVEHRPIDLATLWSDLENGCSDLLPRGEVELFWNDQLPPGEICTDPGKLLVIVRHLLSNALKFTDHGHVVVSLVGDDERVALIVEDTGIGIRHEDQELVFEMFRQADSSETRRFEGCGLGLYIVRQLTHRLGGSITVASEPGQGSRFTVTLPRDPSRHGAPLPGATPRPAASAPRHAA; from the coding sequence GTGACGCCGGCGTTCGTGCTGATCGACTTCGCGCGCTTTCCGGACGTCGCGCCGCTGCTCCTCGCGCTGCGCACGCTCTACGTCGGCGCGAACGTCGCGCTGCTCGCGCTGCTCGCATCGCGCATCGGCGCGGAGCGTCCACGTGAGATCGCGCTCGTCGCGACCGCGTGCGGCGGGCTGCTGATCTTCGCGTCGATGGCGTTCACCGGCGGGCACGCGAGCCCGCACGTCAACGGCATGGGGCTCTTGATCCTCGGCATGGCGCTGCTGATGCCGTGGTCGCCCGCGTGGTCGGTGCTCTCCGGCGCGATGCTCGTCGCGGCGTACGCCGCCTACTACGGGGTGAGCGAGCCGGTCGGGAACTTCCGCGTCTTCATCAACAACGTCGTGCTGTTCTCCGCCGCGGCGGTGATCGGTGCGGTGAGCACGAGCGTGCGCGAGCGCCTGCGCTGGCGCGAGTTCAAGCACCGCTTCGCCTTCGAGCGAACCTACGGCGACAAGTGCGAGAGCGAGGCGCGGTTGCGTCGCGAGGTCGACGCCAACCGGCGTCTGATCGAGGCGCTCGAAGCAGCGAACCGCATCCGCGCGGAGTTCCTGTCGACGATGTCGCACGAGCTGCGCACGCCGCTCAACGTCATGCTCGGGCTCGCCGAGATGGCGCGCGACCCCGACTTCAGCCCCGCGGAGCGCGACGACATGCTCGAGCGCATCCAGCGCGCCGGCATTCGTCTGCTCGAGCTCATCGAGGGGACGCTCGAGGCCGGCGAGCTCGAGTCCGGCCGCGCGCGGGTCGAGCACCGCCCGATCGATCTCGCGACGCTGTGGTCGGACCTCGAGAACGGCTGCAGCGACCTTCTGCCGCGCGGCGAGGTCGAGCTGTTCTGGAACGACCAGCTGCCGCCCGGCGAGATCTGCACCGACCCGGGCAAGCTGCTGGTCATCGTGCGCCACCTGCTGAGCAACGCGCTCAAGTTCACCGACCACGGGCACGTCGTGGTGAGCCTGGTCGGCGACGACGAGCGCGTCGCGCTGATCGTCGAGGACACCGGCATCGGCATCCGCCACGAGGACCAGGAGCTGGTGTTCGAGATGTTCCGCCAGGCCGACAGCTCCGAGACGCGGCGGTTCGAGGGCTGCGGCCTCGGGCTCTACATCGTGCGCCAGCTCACCCACCGGCTCGGCGGCTCGATCACGGTCGCGAGCGAGCCCGGCCAGGGCTCGCGCTTCACGGTGACGCTGCCGCGCGACCCGTCGCGGCACGGGGCGCCGCTGCCCGGCGCGACGCCCCGTCCGGCGGCCTCGGCGCCCCGCCACGCCGCCTGA
- a CDS encoding glycosyltransferase family 9 protein, whose amino-acid sequence MRRLLKRLERAGKRLALRVLEWLVARHAAPGALAWDERPHRVLFLRHDRIGDMILSTGLIRAIAGSHPKLTLDVLASPINAPILRAEPAVGDVVVLDRTRPWTYPAVLRRLRRARYDAVVDCMVTAPSLTTLLLMLASGARERIGVARDDNRSFYTVPLPPRADARHIVEHLSALLAAFGIEPARAKLEPRIVLTEDELRTGEERWRALAPETTRLRILVNVSSGKAARHWPDERFVAAIEHLRRRAPDACIGLIGAPDERERTLAIALRTGVEHVATPGIRDALALLAAADLVFTPDTSIGHGASAFGKPAVVMFLDGKPPLWGLYGAPGWSLASPDQSLASLPLEPVLEALDALLERYGACPVMRPRLVS is encoded by the coding sequence GTGCGGCGTCTGCTGAAGCGACTCGAGCGCGCGGGCAAGCGGCTCGCGCTGCGCGTCCTCGAATGGCTCGTCGCGCGCCACGCGGCGCCGGGCGCGCTCGCCTGGGACGAGCGTCCGCACCGCGTGCTGTTCCTGCGCCACGACCGGATCGGCGACATGATCCTCTCGACCGGCCTGATCCGCGCGATCGCGGGCTCGCACCCGAAGCTCACGCTCGACGTCCTCGCGTCGCCGATCAACGCGCCGATCCTGCGCGCCGAGCCGGCGGTGGGCGACGTCGTGGTGCTCGACCGCACGCGGCCGTGGACCTATCCCGCGGTGCTGCGTCGCCTGCGGCGCGCGCGCTACGACGCGGTGGTCGACTGCATGGTGACCGCGCCGTCGCTGACGACGCTGCTGCTGATGCTCGCGAGCGGCGCGCGCGAGCGGATCGGCGTCGCGCGCGACGACAACCGCTCCTTCTACACGGTGCCGCTGCCGCCGCGCGCGGACGCGCGCCACATCGTCGAGCACCTCTCCGCCCTGCTCGCCGCGTTCGGGATCGAGCCCGCACGCGCGAAGCTCGAGCCGCGCATCGTGCTCACAGAGGACGAGCTGCGCACCGGCGAGGAGCGCTGGCGCGCGCTCGCGCCCGAGACGACGCGCCTGCGCATCCTGGTCAACGTGTCCTCGGGCAAGGCCGCGCGGCACTGGCCGGACGAGCGCTTCGTCGCCGCGATCGAGCACCTGCGCCGACGCGCGCCAGACGCCTGCATCGGCTTGATCGGCGCACCCGACGAGCGCGAGCGCACACTCGCGATTGCACTGCGCACCGGCGTCGAGCACGTCGCGACGCCGGGCATCCGCGACGCGCTCGCGCTGCTCGCCGCCGCCGACCTCGTGTTCACGCCCGACACCAGCATCGGTCACGGCGCGTCCGCGTTCGGCAAGCCTGCGGTGGTGATGTTCCTCGACGGCAAGCCGCCGCTCTGGGGTCTCTACGGCGCGCCTGGGTGGAGCCTCGCGAGCCCCGACCAGTCGCTCGCGTCGCTTCCGCTCGAGCCGGTGCTCGAGGCGCTTGACGCCTTGCTCGAGCGCTACGGAGCATGTCCCGTCATGCGTCCACGGCTCGTGTCTTGA
- a CDS encoding DUF1329 domain-containing protein, which translates to METVRRTWTFWLAFLILTTAPAYGAVQPGASPKALLEIPEGTILSKDNWEIAQGFLPDEILELYKRGDYANPIRHLEGKKGTVADPRLVEISQKNAGRFDVDDKGTVVDKSTGTRPPVIIGWPFPQIDPNDPKAGAKVLWNYLYTLHWAGSFHTTSPLNWVTRDDGIQRRISVDVHFKYYDGQPPEIQERIGPNPLNILNRTMGVATEPADVNGIVSLNWRYREGDKQDQAWTYVPALRRVRPINPANRADGFLGSDLSQDDGPYFDGKPEEFETKLVGEGWILGTFDDRGLTEPLTPIKLTPDTRISPLIDGSEMGWRLSYPKTNLIAAQEEGWQPGSGLVAWAPRQIALVPRPVWIVEAVPKNPYYLYGKQVMYFDKENFRGYWKGKYDWKGQVLMNYQVPESLIQKIDGPPGYMRISYSGGVAIINNIKQDRATVSGLPVADTDVWLDIPDEIFETERVVRYGK; encoded by the coding sequence ATGGAGACGGTACGGCGAACCTGGACGTTCTGGCTCGCGTTCTTGATCTTGACGACGGCGCCCGCGTACGGCGCGGTGCAGCCCGGCGCGTCGCCCAAGGCGCTGCTCGAGATCCCCGAGGGCACGATCCTCTCCAAGGACAACTGGGAGATCGCGCAGGGCTTCCTGCCCGACGAGATCCTCGAGCTCTACAAGCGCGGCGACTACGCCAACCCGATCCGCCACCTCGAGGGCAAGAAGGGCACCGTCGCCGACCCGCGGCTCGTCGAGATCTCGCAGAAGAACGCGGGCCGCTTCGACGTCGACGACAAGGGCACGGTGGTCGACAAGAGCACCGGCACCCGCCCACCGGTGATCATCGGCTGGCCGTTCCCGCAGATCGACCCGAACGACCCGAAAGCCGGCGCCAAGGTGCTGTGGAACTACCTCTACACGCTGCACTGGGCGGGCTCGTTCCACACCACGTCGCCGCTCAACTGGGTGACGCGCGACGACGGCATCCAGCGCCGCATCTCGGTCGACGTGCACTTCAAGTACTACGACGGCCAGCCGCCGGAGATCCAGGAGCGCATCGGCCCAAACCCGCTCAACATCCTGAACCGCACGATGGGCGTCGCGACCGAGCCCGCGGACGTCAACGGCATCGTGAGCCTCAACTGGCGCTACCGCGAGGGCGACAAGCAGGACCAGGCCTGGACCTACGTGCCCGCGCTGCGCCGCGTGCGTCCGATCAATCCCGCGAACCGCGCCGACGGCTTCCTCGGCTCGGACCTGTCGCAGGACGACGGCCCCTACTTCGACGGCAAGCCCGAGGAGTTCGAGACCAAGCTCGTCGGCGAGGGCTGGATCCTCGGCACCTTCGACGACCGCGGCCTCACCGAGCCGCTGACGCCCATCAAGCTCACCCCCGACACGCGCATCTCGCCGCTGATCGACGGCAGCGAGATGGGCTGGCGGCTCAGCTACCCGAAGACCAACCTGATCGCCGCGCAGGAGGAAGGCTGGCAGCCCGGCAGCGGGCTCGTCGCGTGGGCGCCGCGGCAGATCGCGCTCGTGCCGCGTCCGGTGTGGATCGTCGAGGCGGTGCCGAAGAACCCGTACTACCTGTACGGCAAGCAGGTGATGTACTTCGACAAGGAAAATTTTCGCGGCTACTGGAAGGGCAAGTACGACTGGAAGGGCCAGGTGCTGATGAACTACCAGGTGCCCGAGTCGCTCATCCAGAAGATCGACGGGCCGCCGGGCTACATGCGCATCAGCTACTCGGGCGGCGTCGCGATCATCAACAACATCAAGCAGGACCGCGCGACGGTGTCGGGGCTGCCGGTCGCCGACACCGACGTGTGGCTCGACATCCCGGACGAGATCTTCGAGACCGAGCGCGTCGTGCGCTACGGCAAGTAG
- a CDS encoding class I SAM-dependent methyltransferase, translated as MSASTSFEIPPPDPRLFELLGDEGFGDELFNERQHRSCAYVEIYVVQLAVRLITELGLASALEQPRTVHELARAQGFVDAFRAPLAWLLALLADAGVLEVGEETGNGTDAAAPTYRLAAPLPAVDPDAVRAAALEVDPSYAATYALLDRAAEAYARIARGEDNAEHALFQNVSLWIGYFNNANGYYAINNRVAAAAAAPCVGDGARVLEIGAGLGSATEALLERLGLRASAIASYRATEPVAFFRRRAERTLRARFPELALQADALDLERPWGEQGVAPGSYDLVWGVNVFHLARRLDDVLAEARTALAPGGALVVGEGMRPRPHAPVAAEMPFQLLAAYVGVETGPERSQPGFLTAAQWRAALERTGFAEVTLVPDVERMNAIRPGFYAAGVRGRRV; from the coding sequence ATGAGCGCGTCGACCTCCTTCGAGATCCCACCTCCCGACCCGCGGCTGTTCGAGCTCCTTGGCGACGAGGGCTTCGGCGACGAGCTGTTCAACGAGCGCCAGCACAGAAGCTGCGCGTACGTCGAGATCTACGTCGTGCAGCTCGCCGTGCGCTTGATCACCGAGCTCGGTCTTGCGAGCGCGCTCGAGCAGCCGCGGACGGTGCACGAGCTCGCGCGCGCGCAGGGCTTCGTCGACGCCTTCCGCGCGCCGCTCGCCTGGCTGCTCGCGCTGCTCGCCGACGCGGGCGTGCTCGAGGTCGGTGAGGAGACGGGCAACGGCACGGACGCGGCCGCGCCGACCTACCGTCTCGCCGCGCCGCTGCCCGCGGTGGATCCCGACGCCGTGCGGGCGGCGGCGCTCGAGGTCGACCCGTCGTACGCGGCGACCTACGCGCTGCTCGACCGCGCGGCCGAAGCCTACGCCCGGATCGCGCGCGGCGAGGACAACGCGGAGCACGCGCTCTTCCAGAACGTCTCGCTCTGGATCGGCTACTTCAACAACGCGAACGGCTACTACGCGATCAACAATCGCGTCGCCGCGGCCGCAGCGGCGCCGTGCGTCGGCGACGGCGCGCGCGTGCTCGAGATCGGCGCCGGGCTCGGCAGCGCGACCGAGGCGCTGCTCGAGCGACTCGGTCTGCGCGCGAGCGCGATCGCGTCCTACCGCGCCACCGAGCCGGTCGCGTTCTTCCGCCGTCGCGCGGAGCGCACGCTGCGCGCGCGCTTCCCGGAGCTCGCGCTGCAGGCGGACGCGCTCGACCTCGAGCGTCCGTGGGGCGAGCAGGGCGTGGCGCCGGGGTCGTACGACCTCGTGTGGGGCGTCAACGTGTTCCACCTCGCGCGCCGGCTCGACGACGTCCTCGCCGAGGCGCGCACCGCGCTCGCGCCCGGCGGCGCGCTGGTGGTGGGCGAGGGCATGCGGCCGCGGCCGCACGCGCCGGTCGCCGCGGAGATGCCGTTTCAGCTGCTCGCGGCCTACGTCGGCGTCGAGACCGGACCCGAGCGCTCGCAGCCGGGCTTCCTCACCGCCGCGCAGTGGCGCGCGGCGCTCGAGCGCACGGGCTTCGCGGAGGTCACGCTGGTGCCCGACGTGGAGCGCATGAACGCGATCCGCCCGGGCTTCTACGCGGCCGGCGTCCGCGGCCGGCGCGTCTGA
- a CDS encoding lysophospholipid acyltransferase family protein → MSRLATLRAALRFDGAFWRRLAELGCVYGPEWWKRGSPPVIAGIIYAIAREQRAIVQANQRLVHGERDRLREHRDAYRVFAEFARSITETMEQWGPRPKPLDIHVVGDEIFKSALAEERGLVIVTGHFGSWAVATRALGQFGRKVNMVTAQELNATARRIVHEQRTRYGFNVIYSGGTAFSGVPIVQALRRGEIVGMQIEPWGPLPGSHTVEFCGRPTRFQLGPFTVARLAQAPVLVVFAIRRGIRKHELRVVARFDPKTRAQSIAALEGAVRAYEAVVRELPHQWLMFQPMLREEQTSAPAERPTGVRRLEAS, encoded by the coding sequence ATGAGCCGCCTCGCTACCCTTCGCGCTGCGCTGCGCTTCGACGGCGCCTTCTGGCGGCGACTCGCCGAGCTCGGCTGCGTCTACGGCCCCGAGTGGTGGAAGCGCGGATCACCGCCGGTGATCGCGGGGATCATCTATGCGATTGCCCGCGAGCAGCGCGCGATCGTGCAGGCGAACCAGCGTCTGGTGCACGGCGAGCGCGACCGCCTGCGCGAGCACCGCGACGCCTACCGCGTGTTCGCCGAGTTCGCGCGCTCGATCACCGAGACCATGGAGCAGTGGGGACCGCGCCCGAAGCCGCTCGACATCCACGTCGTCGGCGACGAGATCTTCAAGTCGGCGCTCGCCGAGGAGCGCGGGCTGGTGATCGTCACCGGGCACTTCGGCTCGTGGGCGGTCGCCACGCGCGCGCTCGGGCAGTTCGGACGCAAGGTCAACATGGTGACGGCGCAGGAGCTCAACGCGACGGCGCGCCGGATCGTGCACGAGCAGCGCACGCGCTACGGCTTCAACGTCATCTACTCCGGCGGCACGGCGTTCTCCGGCGTGCCGATCGTGCAGGCGCTGCGCCGCGGCGAGATCGTCGGCATGCAGATCGAGCCCTGGGGCCCGCTGCCGGGCAGCCATACGGTCGAGTTCTGCGGCCGCCCGACGCGCTTCCAGCTCGGCCCCTTCACGGTCGCGCGCCTCGCGCAGGCGCCGGTGCTCGTCGTGTTCGCGATCCGGCGCGGCATCCGGAAGCACGAGCTGCGCGTCGTCGCGCGCTTCGACCCGAAGACGCGCGCGCAGAGCATCGCCGCCCTCGAGGGCGCGGTGCGCGCCTACGAGGCCGTGGTCCGCGAGCTGCCGCACCAGTGGCTGATGTTCCAGCCGATGCTGCGCGAGGAGCAGACGAGCGCGCCCGCCGAGCGTCCGACCGGCGTGCGGCGGCTCGAAGCGTCCTGA
- a CDS encoding acyl-CoA dehydrogenase family protein, whose amino-acid sequence MSERKDTPEQAEFREYCRRWLAENRPPAPSFRLPLSPIEVSTEEQRAYLAAWQKKCHAAGLVGADYPKEYGGHGHKGFQTIASQEMSRAGVPFMLNVIGLSMAAPTILVHGTEEQKRRFLPPLLSCDEIWCQGFSEPGAGSDLASVQTSAVREGDNWIINGHKVWTSLAHFASWMILLARHSRDHKYEGLTYFIAPIKGAKGVTVRPLVKMTGETGFNEVLFEDVVIPDAHRLDEVGKGWTVAMTTLTYERGAAEGAGSGGGASFEDQIKALVALAKRTPRNGGTAWDDAVVRDKIAQLAIRAEGLKQNARRARVAGLNEHPMRLPLQSKVVMTELTQDIGAVGVEIAGPHASRYLGDPNAPDNGHWPHAYMNSYGMTIAAGSNEIQRNILGERVLGLPKSK is encoded by the coding sequence ATGAGCGAGCGCAAGGACACCCCCGAGCAGGCGGAATTCCGCGAGTACTGCCGTCGCTGGCTGGCCGAGAACCGGCCGCCGGCGCCGAGCTTCCGCCTACCGCTGTCGCCGATCGAGGTATCGACCGAGGAGCAGCGCGCCTACCTCGCGGCCTGGCAGAAGAAGTGCCACGCCGCGGGCCTGGTCGGCGCCGACTACCCGAAGGAGTACGGTGGCCACGGCCACAAGGGCTTCCAGACCATCGCGTCGCAGGAGATGTCGCGCGCCGGCGTGCCGTTCATGCTCAACGTGATCGGCCTCTCGATGGCGGCCCCGACCATCCTGGTGCATGGCACCGAGGAGCAGAAGCGCCGCTTCCTGCCGCCGCTCCTGTCCTGTGACGAGATCTGGTGCCAGGGCTTCTCCGAGCCCGGCGCCGGCTCCGACCTCGCGAGCGTGCAGACCTCTGCGGTCCGCGAAGGAGACAACTGGATCATCAACGGCCACAAGGTGTGGACGAGCCTCGCGCACTTCGCGAGCTGGATGATCCTGCTCGCGCGCCACTCGCGCGACCACAAGTACGAGGGCCTCACGTACTTCATCGCGCCGATCAAGGGCGCGAAGGGCGTCACCGTGCGGCCGCTCGTCAAGATGACCGGCGAGACCGGCTTCAACGAGGTGCTGTTCGAGGACGTCGTCATCCCCGACGCGCACCGGCTCGACGAGGTCGGCAAGGGCTGGACGGTCGCGATGACGACGCTCACCTACGAGCGCGGCGCCGCCGAGGGCGCGGGCAGCGGCGGTGGCGCGTCGTTCGAGGATCAGATCAAGGCGCTCGTCGCGCTCGCCAAGCGCACGCCGCGCAACGGCGGCACCGCGTGGGACGACGCGGTCGTGCGCGACAAGATCGCGCAGCTCGCGATCCGCGCGGAGGGGCTCAAGCAGAACGCGCGGCGCGCGCGCGTCGCGGGGCTCAACGAGCACCCGATGCGCCTGCCGCTGCAGAGCAAGGTCGTGATGACCGAGCTCACGCAGGACATCGGTGCGGTCGGCGTCGAGATCGCGGGTCCGCACGCGAGCCGCTACCTCGGCGATCCCAACGCGCCGGACAACGGCCACTGGCCGCACGCGTACATGAACTCCTACGGCATGACGATCGCGGCGGGCTCGAACGAGATCCAGCGCAACATCCTCGGCGAGCGCGTCCTCGGGCTGCCGAAGTCGAAGTAG
- a CDS encoding acyl-CoA dehydrogenase family protein yields the protein MAISKDFGFGPDEQMVRDQARRFLADNVPVDKLRAMVARDHKEAYETDVQPASWDEDLWRQMVELGWTGLGVPESAGGLGMKQIVSVALAEEVGRVALPSPLLATMLATAVLRAAGASAWLERIAGGEPATLAITPESGSWEPGDTDVTAKAADGGVVLSGRAAFVQDARKCRLFVVSARGANGIGLWVVPADAPGVEIIPDRIVDLTRDQATVVFENVKVDAAGCAAPEGRGQAALEQALPAILTLLAADLCGAAEWQLQTTAEYARTRVQFERPIGFFQAVKHPLVNVMLAIDRARSLTYAAACALDEDPADALRLARMAKAAASDAGAFASDRSVQLHGGIGFTWESDVHIWFKRQKHTEQLFGNATQQRAKLAALLDAA from the coding sequence ATGGCAATCAGCAAGGACTTCGGCTTCGGTCCCGACGAGCAGATGGTGCGCGACCAGGCGCGGCGCTTCCTCGCCGACAACGTCCCGGTCGACAAGCTGCGCGCGATGGTCGCGCGCGACCACAAGGAGGCGTACGAGACGGACGTCCAGCCCGCGAGCTGGGACGAGGACCTCTGGCGGCAGATGGTCGAGCTCGGCTGGACCGGGCTCGGGGTGCCCGAGTCGGCGGGCGGGCTCGGCATGAAGCAAATCGTCAGCGTCGCGCTCGCCGAGGAGGTCGGACGCGTCGCGCTGCCCTCGCCGCTGCTCGCGACGATGCTCGCGACCGCGGTGCTGCGCGCCGCCGGCGCGAGCGCCTGGCTCGAGCGCATCGCGGGCGGCGAGCCCGCGACGCTCGCGATCACGCCCGAGTCCGGCTCCTGGGAGCCCGGCGATACGGACGTGACGGCGAAGGCTGCGGACGGCGGCGTGGTGCTGTCGGGTCGCGCGGCGTTCGTTCAGGACGCGCGCAAGTGCCGGCTGTTCGTCGTGTCGGCGCGCGGCGCGAACGGCATCGGGCTGTGGGTCGTGCCGGCCGACGCGCCCGGCGTCGAGATCATCCCGGACCGCATCGTCGACCTGACGCGCGACCAGGCGACGGTGGTGTTCGAGAACGTGAAGGTCGACGCCGCGGGCTGCGCGGCGCCCGAGGGCAGGGGGCAGGCGGCGCTCGAGCAGGCGCTGCCGGCGATCCTCACGCTGCTCGCCGCGGATCTCTGCGGCGCTGCCGAGTGGCAGCTCCAGACGACCGCCGAGTACGCGCGCACCCGCGTGCAGTTCGAGCGGCCGATCGGCTTCTTCCAGGCCGTCAAGCACCCGCTGGTCAACGTCATGCTGGCGATCGACCGCGCGCGCTCGCTGACCTACGCCGCGGCCTGCGCGCTCGACGAGGATCCCGCGGACGCGCTGCGGCTCGCGCGCATGGCGAAGGCCGCCGCGTCGGATGCGGGCGCGTTCGCGTCCGACCGCTCGGTGCAGCTGCACGGCGGCATCGGCTTCACCTGGGAGAGCGACGTGCACATCTGGTTCAAGCGCCAGAAGCACACCGAGCAGCTCTTCGGGAACGCGACCCAGCAGCGCGCGAAGCTCGCGGCGCTGCTCGACGCCGCCTGA